In a genomic window of Caloenas nicobarica isolate bCalNic1 chromosome 1, bCalNic1.hap1, whole genome shotgun sequence:
- the RASL11A gene encoding ras-like protein family member 11A, whose amino-acid sequence MRLPSMSQPFLLAPIAECALGPPGTQVRLAVLGARGVGKSAMIVRFLTKRFIGDYEPNTGNLYSRLVHLEGDHVAVQIQDTPGCIQVQEDCVQMLDSLSRCVKWAEGFLLVYSVTDYSSYQSVRPLYQHIRKVHPDARTPIIVVGNKADLLHARQVQAKEGLQLANELGSLFLEISTSDDSQGVCDVFQYLCKEVSKLQQASSTDRRWSSIIPRPKSPNMQDLKRRFKQALSSKVK is encoded by the exons ATGCGCCTGCCGAGCATGTCCCAGCCCTTCCTGCTGGCGCCCATCGCCGAGTGCGCCCTGGGGCCCCCCGGTACCCAGGTCCGCCTGGCCGTGCTGGGCGCCCGCGGCGTCGGCAAGAGCG CGATGATCGTGCGGTTCCTGACGAAGCGGTTCATCGGGGACTACGAGCCCAACACAG GCAACCTCTACTCCAGGCTGGTCCATCTGGAGGGGGACCACGTCGCTGTGCAGATCCAAGACACGCCAGGGTGTATCCAG GTGCAGGAAGACTGTGTGCAGATGCTGGACTCCCTGTCCAGGTGTGTGAAGTGGGCAGAGGGCTTTCTCCTGGTCTACTCCGTCACAGACTACAGCAGCTACCAGTCAGTCCGACCTCTCTATCAGCACATACGCAAGGTCCACCCAGATGCCAGGACTCCCATCATTGTCGTGGGGAACAAAGCAGACCTCCTCCATGCCAGGCAAGTCCAGGCAAAAGAGGGACTACAGCTGGCAAACGaactgggcagcctgttcttgGAAATCTCCACAAGTGATGACTCCCAAGGCGTCTGTGATGTTTTCCAGTATCTTTGCAAGGAGGTCAGCAAACTACAGCaagccagcagcacagacaggagGTGGTCATCCATCATCCCTCGGCCCAAATCTCCCAACATGCAAGATCTAAAAAGACGTTTCAAACAGGCTTTATCTTCCAAAGTCAAATAA
- the RPL21 gene encoding large ribosomal subunit protein eL21 produces the protein MTNTKGKRRGTRYMFSRPFRKHGVVPLATYMRIYKKGDIVDIKGMGTVQKGMPHKCYHGKTGRVYNVTQHAVGIIVNKQVKGKILAKRINVRIEHIKHSKSRDSFLQRVKENERKKKEAKEKGIWVQLKRQPAPPREAHFVRTNGKDPELLEPIPYEFMA, from the exons ATGACGAAcacaaagggaaagaggaggggGACGCGTTATATGTTCTCAAGGCCGTTTCGAAAGCATG GAGTTGTCCCTCTGGCCACCTATATGCGCATCTACAAGAAGGGTGATATAGTTGATATCAAG GGTATGGGTACTGTTCAAAAAGGTATGCCCCACAAGTGTTACCATGGCAAGACTGGAAGGGTCTATAATGTTACTCAGCACGCCGTGGGCATTATTGTTAACAAGCAGGTTAA GGGTAAGATTCTTGCCAAGAGAATTAATGTGCGTATTGAGCATATTAAACATTCCAAGAGCAGAGACAGCTTTCTGCAGCGCGTGAAGgagaatgaaaggaagaaaaaggaagcaaaagaaaaaggcatttggGTTCAACTGAAACGTCag cCTGCTCCACCAAGAGAAGCACACTTTGTGAGAACTAACGGAAAGGatccagagctgctggagccaaTTCCCTACGAATTCATGGCATAA